The Thermococcus sp. CX2 genome window below encodes:
- a CDS encoding tripartite tricarboxylate transporter permease, with translation MLAGILGGTLSGISPGIHVNTLAAFLSKTGVADNLLLFSMGLTHTFLDVVPSAFFGVPDEGTSLGVLPAHRLVLQGRAMEVVRIALWASFLAVIIVIPLMPLYISLVHLYRPTFGRMFVLFLATFLILTESGWRKSFALIVFLLSGILGILTFRLSLGQPYYHLFTGLFGLPVLIEALRSKNPPLETKSSEIEMSGERFIGFSLLGTLLGMIASLVPAFTASQAALLGSFFSRDERSFLTVVFSVNTSNFLFSFANFLATGRVRNGIVALMTPAGSGALTFYLLAALFISMVILIYGEPLAGLILRVVSRVPYRMLNLAVILFLFGLSYLFDGPLGVLVLIGASMIGLLASNLGVKRTNCMGVLMLPIIIG, from the coding sequence ATGCTAGCCGGGATCCTCGGCGGAACGCTGAGCGGCATTTCCCCCGGAATCCACGTGAACACCCTGGCCGCTTTCCTCTCTAAAACTGGGGTTGCGGATAACCTACTCCTTTTCTCAATGGGGCTAACCCACACCTTCCTGGACGTCGTTCCATCCGCTTTCTTTGGTGTGCCAGATGAAGGCACTTCTCTGGGAGTTCTTCCTGCGCACAGGCTCGTTCTTCAGGGAAGGGCGATGGAAGTGGTTAGAATAGCCCTATGGGCTAGCTTTCTGGCAGTTATTATCGTCATCCCACTGATGCCCTTATACATCTCGCTTGTGCATCTCTATCGCCCCACGTTCGGCAGAATGTTTGTCCTTTTTCTTGCGACCTTTCTGATTCTCACCGAGAGCGGCTGGAGAAAGTCCTTTGCGCTCATTGTGTTCCTGCTCTCGGGGATTCTGGGAATCTTGACTTTCAGACTTTCTTTGGGACAGCCATACTATCATCTCTTCACTGGCCTTTTTGGTCTCCCGGTGCTTATCGAAGCACTCCGTTCTAAAAATCCTCCCCTGGAAACGAAAAGCTCGGAAATTGAAATGAGTGGGGAAAGGTTCATTGGGTTTTCACTCCTAGGGACGCTCCTTGGTATGATTGCCTCCCTTGTACCTGCTTTCACGGCCTCTCAGGCTGCCCTACTCGGCTCGTTCTTTTCCAGGGATGAGCGCTCCTTCCTCACCGTTGTCTTTTCGGTGAACACCTCGAACTTCCTCTTCTCCTTTGCGAACTTCTTGGCGACTGGCAGAGTCAGAAACGGAATCGTTGCGCTGATGACTCCTGCTGGAAGCGGGGCCCTAACTTTCTATCTCCTTGCGGCGCTCTTCATATCGATGGTCATCCTAATTTATGGTGAACCCCTTGCGGGCCTGATTCTGAGGGTCGTCTCACGCGTTCCTTACAGAATGCTCAACCTCGCTGTGATTCTCTTCCTGTTTGGTCTGTCCTATCTTTTTGACGGCCCTCTTGGCGTTCTTGTCCTGATCGGGGCATCTATGATTGGCCTGCTTGCCTCAAATCTCGGCGTCAAAAGGACGAACTGTATGGGTGTTCTCATGCTCCCGATAATAATCGGATAG
- a CDS encoding DUF5748 family protein gives MNFDVVKEFLEEIGADWTEIDGEIHLDPEIFYEVWKYMGEPDLETYVIEYEVVEPGSYNPPEKKYVSAKTVKLKKAYFTTLDGKRIVTDYPELQKILEEKSA, from the coding sequence ATGAACTTCGATGTAGTGAAAGAGTTTCTGGAAGAAATTGGGGCGGATTGGACAGAGATAGATGGCGAAATCCACCTCGACCCCGAAATTTTCTACGAAGTTTGGAAATATATGGGGGAGCCTGACCTCGAGACGTACGTTATAGAGTACGAGGTCGTAGAGCCCGGTTCATACAATCCGCCCGAGAAGAAGTACGTCAGTGCTAAGACCGTTAAACTCAAAAAAGCCTACTTCACTACCCTCGACGGCAAGAGGATAGTTACCGATTACCCAGAACTCCAGAAGATCCTGGAGGAGAAATCCGCTTAA
- a CDS encoding class I SAM-dependent rRNA methyltransferase: protein MAKVYVDAQAARAIGKGAMIVFKKGVIRVEGEVKPGDIAEVYTRGKKFLGKGFVNPNSNIMVRLVTKDKDTEINKELFRERIKKANEYRKKVLGYDKAYRMVYGEADYLPGLIVDRFNEIASLQISSVGMERFKLDLAEAIMEAEPEIETVFEKNTGRSRRREGLPEIERVLLGKEKYRTIIEEGKAKFIVDMRGQKTGFFLDQRENRIALEKYVKPGMKVLDVFTYTGGFAIHAAVAGAEKVVAVDKSPRAIEMAKENAKLNGVEDRMEFIVGSAFPVMEEMIKRGEKFDIVILDPPAFVQHEKDLKRGLRAYFNVNYAGLQLVKEGGILVTASCSQHVDMQTFKDMVIAAAAKAGKFLRMLEPYRTQAPDHPILMASKDTEYLKALFLYVEDMK, encoded by the coding sequence GTGGCAAAGGTTTACGTTGACGCTCAGGCTGCGAGAGCTATAGGTAAAGGCGCGATGATAGTCTTTAAAAAGGGCGTGATCCGCGTTGAGGGCGAGGTTAAGCCAGGCGACATAGCGGAGGTCTACACACGTGGAAAGAAGTTCCTCGGAAAAGGCTTTGTCAATCCAAACTCCAACATAATGGTTCGTCTCGTCACGAAGGACAAAGATACTGAGATAAACAAGGAGCTCTTCCGCGAGAGGATTAAGAAGGCTAATGAGTATCGGAAGAAGGTTTTAGGTTATGATAAGGCCTACCGCATGGTCTACGGCGAGGCTGACTATCTGCCCGGTCTAATCGTCGACAGGTTCAACGAGATAGCTTCTCTCCAGATTTCGAGTGTTGGAATGGAGCGCTTCAAGCTTGATCTGGCAGAGGCCATAATGGAGGCCGAGCCTGAGATAGAGACCGTCTTCGAAAAGAACACCGGTCGCTCGCGCAGGAGGGAAGGCCTGCCCGAGATAGAACGCGTCCTCCTCGGCAAGGAGAAGTATCGCACGATAATAGAGGAAGGAAAGGCAAAGTTCATCGTCGATATGCGCGGGCAGAAGACGGGTTTCTTCCTCGACCAGAGGGAGAACAGGATAGCGCTCGAGAAGTACGTTAAGCCTGGCATGAAGGTTCTGGATGTGTTTACTTACACCGGTGGTTTCGCTATCCATGCGGCCGTCGCCGGTGCCGAAAAAGTAGTTGCCGTCGACAAGTCTCCAAGAGCCATTGAGATGGCCAAAGAAAATGCAAAGCTCAACGGCGTTGAGGACAGGATGGAGTTCATAGTTGGCTCCGCCTTCCCTGTCATGGAGGAGATGATAAAGCGCGGCGAGAAGTTCGACATAGTGATCCTCGACCCGCCAGCCTTTGTCCAGCATGAAAAGGACCTAAAGCGCGGTCTCAGGGCTTACTTCAACGTGAACTACGCAGGTTTACAGCTCGTCAAGGAGGGTGGAATACTCGTTACTGCCTCGTGCTCCCAGCACGTGGACATGCAGACCTTCAAGGACATGGTGATAGCTGCAGCAGCAAAGGCTGGCAAGTTCCTCAGAATGCTCGAACCTTACAGAACCCAGGCGCCAGACCATCCAATCCTGATGGCCTCGAAGGACACGGAATACCTCAAGGCGCTCTTCCTCTATGTGGAGGACATGAAGTGA
- a CDS encoding class I SAM-dependent methyltransferase: MPTWKDGKLGLPISEAVKIFPELGKYLDERGRLDFSNREARILYNRAIAKAVFGLDIEYHPRGLVTTPVSRYIFLKTFFRGGERVLEIGTGHTAMMALMAAKLFNCDVTATEIDEEFFAYAKANIERNNARVRLIKSDGGIIRGVIPEGEKFDVIFSAPPYYERPTRGVLTEREGVGGGKYGEGFSVRLIEEALDYLKPGGKAALFLPDKEPLIKAITEKGEELGYQVRDVKFKAGTRWRHSLIFIKRPFL; this comes from the coding sequence ATGCCCACTTGGAAGGACGGAAAGCTCGGACTGCCTATTAGTGAGGCCGTTAAGATCTTCCCGGAGCTCGGAAAATACCTCGACGAGCGCGGAAGGCTCGACTTCTCGAACAGGGAGGCAAGGATACTCTACAACCGGGCTATCGCGAAGGCCGTTTTCGGTCTCGACATAGAATACCACCCGCGCGGACTTGTTACTACCCCCGTCTCGCGCTACATCTTCCTCAAAACCTTCTTCCGCGGCGGCGAGAGAGTTCTGGAGATAGGAACCGGGCATACTGCCATGATGGCGCTCATGGCGGCGAAGCTTTTCAACTGCGACGTTACCGCGACGGAGATTGATGAGGAGTTTTTCGCCTACGCCAAGGCTAACATCGAGAGGAACAATGCCAGAGTCAGGCTAATCAAAAGCGACGGCGGAATAATTCGTGGTGTAATCCCTGAGGGGGAGAAGTTCGACGTTATCTTTTCTGCCCCTCCATACTACGAGAGGCCTACGAGGGGAGTTCTGACGGAGAGGGAAGGCGTCGGTGGAGGGAAATATGGGGAGGGCTTTTCAGTGAGGCTCATCGAGGAGGCGCTGGATTATTTGAAGCCCGGCGGAAAGGCCGCGCTCTTCCTTCCGGACAAGGAGCCGCTGATAAAGGCCATAACGGAAAAGGGAGAAGAGCTGGGCTACCAAGTCAGGGACGTGAAGTTCAAGGCCGGAACGAGATGGAGGCACAGTTTGATTTTCATTAAAAGGCCTTTTCTTTGA
- a CDS encoding M20 family metallo-hydrolase produces MSETLERVSQEIENLRNDMVETLVELIKIPAISPNYGYEGEYDKAQKLLEIIKDWPFDKVEVYNAPDERAKNGVRPNILAYYYGENGEESPRLWILTHLDVVPPGDLSKWTVTEPFKPVVKDGKVYGRGSEDNGQSLVASLYAVRAMMNLGIRPKRTIVLAFVSDEETGSKYGIEWLMKEHPELFKENDLVLVPDGGNEDGTFIEVAEKSILWFRVKVKGKQVHASMPDKGLNAHRVALDYAYHLDKLLHEKYSEKDELFDPPESTFEPTMVNGPADSPNIAPGEHEIVFDCRILPKYSLDEILSDAEKLAEEVKAKYRKEIDGEVLPEIKVEVIQRLDAPEPTDPNSEIVKLLQTALKELRRKEAKVGGIGGGTFAAYFRKLGIPAVVWATLDEMAHQPNEYAKIDNMVEDAKVMAALALL; encoded by the coding sequence ATGAGCGAAACCCTCGAAAGAGTCTCTCAAGAAATCGAGAACCTGCGCAACGATATGGTGGAAACCCTCGTGGAGCTCATCAAAATCCCAGCCATAAGCCCGAACTACGGCTACGAAGGCGAATACGACAAGGCGCAAAAGCTCCTTGAGATAATAAAGGACTGGCCCTTCGATAAGGTTGAGGTCTACAACGCCCCAGACGAGAGGGCTAAGAATGGCGTGAGGCCGAACATTCTCGCCTATTACTACGGCGAAAATGGGGAAGAGTCGCCGAGGCTCTGGATACTCACCCACCTCGATGTTGTCCCGCCCGGAGACCTAAGCAAGTGGACAGTCACAGAACCCTTCAAGCCAGTCGTTAAAGACGGCAAAGTTTACGGAAGGGGAAGTGAGGACAACGGGCAGAGCTTGGTTGCTTCGCTTTACGCAGTCAGGGCTATGATGAACCTTGGGATAAGGCCCAAGCGCACAATCGTTCTGGCTTTCGTCAGCGACGAGGAGACCGGAAGCAAGTACGGCATCGAGTGGCTTATGAAAGAACACCCCGAACTGTTCAAGGAAAACGACCTCGTTCTCGTTCCGGACGGCGGAAACGAGGATGGAACCTTCATCGAGGTTGCAGAGAAGAGCATCCTCTGGTTCAGGGTTAAGGTCAAAGGCAAGCAGGTTCATGCGAGCATGCCGGATAAGGGCCTAAACGCTCACCGCGTTGCCCTTGATTACGCCTACCACTTGGATAAGCTCCTCCACGAGAAGTATTCCGAGAAGGATGAGCTCTTCGATCCGCCAGAGAGCACTTTCGAGCCGACGATGGTTAACGGCCCGGCCGATTCGCCGAACATCGCACCCGGAGAACACGAGATAGTCTTTGACTGCAGAATTCTGCCGAAGTACAGCCTAGATGAGATACTGAGCGATGCAGAAAAGCTCGCGGAAGAGGTAAAGGCAAAATACAGGAAGGAAATTGACGGAGAGGTTCTCCCGGAGATAAAGGTCGAGGTTATCCAGCGCCTCGACGCTCCGGAGCCAACCGACCCGAACAGCGAGATAGTGAAACTCCTCCAGACGGCTCTCAAGGAGCTCCGCAGAAAGGAGGCCAAGGTCGGCGGAATAGGCGGCGGAACCTTCGCGGCCTACTTCAGAAAGCTCGGCATTCCAGCAGTTGTGTGGGCAACACTGGATGAGATGGCTCACCAGCCCAACGAGTACGCAAAGATAGACAACATGGTTGAAGACGCCAAGGTTATGGCGGCCTTGGCGCTACTCTGA
- a CDS encoding PqqD family protein, whose translation MEEYLYLIPERNENVELRKIEGKYYLLVPMDSPLDFLARRLHGDYRRIELDEVGAFIWELCDGRRTVEEIGKLLRNKFGKDVEPLYERLITFLFELHKRNLVGFKRVGELE comes from the coding sequence ATGGAGGAATATCTATATCTGATTCCAGAGCGTAACGAAAACGTTGAGCTGAGAAAAATCGAAGGAAAATACTACCTCCTAGTACCAATGGACTCGCCCCTTGATTTCTTAGCTAGGAGACTCCATGGCGATTACAGAAGAATAGAGCTCGACGAGGTCGGAGCCTTCATCTGGGAGTTATGCGACGGTAGGAGAACGGTCGAAGAGATTGGAAAGCTGCTGAGGAACAAGTTTGGAAAAGATGTTGAGCCACTTTACGAACGCCTGATAACGTTTCTTTTTGAACTGCACAAAAGGAACCTGGTTGGGTTTAAAAGGGTCGGCGAGTTAGAGTAG
- a CDS encoding OPT family oligopeptide transporter, translated as MELKPYIPPEKSLPEYTLKAFVLGVVLAIIMGAANAYLGMYAGMTVSASIPAAVISMAILFAFKDRNILENNMIQTAASAGESLAAGIIFTLPALVVLGYYTEFPYYLVTLIAALGGSLGALFTVVLRRAFIVEEKLPYPEGTACAEVLIAGDRGGSHAKPIFYGGIFGGLYKLFGSAGLWSGTVETAKMVGSRVLYIGSDLSAALISVGYIVGLNIAFLVFLGGAIAWFIAIPIYASHMGNPDNLSALDLAWTIWSTKIRYMGVGAMVVGGLWSLIKLRRPIIKGVKTGLEVARRKQSGESILRTDEDLPLNQVIMLIAAFVIPLFLLYYHIINSIGIAAVMAVILLIVGFLGSSIAGYLAGVVGSSNNPVSGITIMSLLFTAFVLKALGLSGIEGMAATILVAAVICTAAAIAGDTMQDLATGYIVGATPKRQQVFEIIGTFFAALVMAPVLNLLIQAYGIAGTPTAKENALPAPQAFLMAKVTEGVFTGTLEWTMVYIGAGIAIVLIILDEMLAKRGSKFRTPVMPVAVGIYLPLSLGVPILIGGITRHLVSKARGGGEESPTDPGVLGAAGLIAGEAIMGIIFAALIVADVAPSIGFSSNLLGILFLLGILAWLYMTGKKRD; from the coding sequence ATGGAACTAAAACCATACATCCCGCCTGAGAAATCACTGCCAGAATACACCCTCAAGGCTTTTGTTTTGGGTGTTGTTCTGGCAATTATAATGGGTGCAGCAAACGCCTACCTTGGTATGTATGCAGGAATGACCGTTAGCGCCAGCATTCCCGCAGCTGTTATATCGATGGCAATTCTCTTCGCGTTTAAGGACAGGAACATCCTGGAGAACAACATGATTCAGACTGCAGCGTCGGCCGGAGAGTCCCTAGCGGCGGGCATAATATTCACCCTGCCTGCCCTGGTGGTTCTCGGTTATTACACCGAGTTCCCATACTACCTGGTGACACTGATAGCAGCCCTCGGTGGTTCCCTCGGTGCCCTCTTCACAGTGGTTCTGAGGAGGGCTTTTATAGTCGAAGAAAAGCTCCCGTATCCAGAGGGTACCGCCTGTGCTGAGGTCCTCATAGCGGGAGATAGGGGTGGAAGCCACGCCAAGCCGATATTCTACGGCGGTATCTTCGGTGGACTCTACAAGCTCTTTGGAAGTGCCGGCCTTTGGTCTGGAACTGTTGAAACCGCCAAGATGGTCGGTTCAAGGGTCCTCTACATCGGAAGTGACCTCTCTGCAGCCCTCATCAGCGTTGGTTATATCGTTGGCCTGAACATTGCATTCCTCGTGTTCCTCGGTGGTGCCATCGCATGGTTCATTGCGATTCCCATCTATGCCTCCCACATGGGGAACCCCGACAACCTAAGCGCCCTTGACCTCGCCTGGACCATATGGAGCACCAAGATTAGGTACATGGGAGTTGGAGCGATGGTCGTTGGTGGTCTCTGGAGCCTTATTAAGCTCAGGAGACCAATAATAAAGGGCGTTAAGACCGGTCTCGAGGTCGCAAGGAGAAAGCAGTCTGGAGAGTCAATACTAAGGACTGATGAGGATCTGCCACTCAACCAAGTCATAATGCTCATAGCGGCCTTCGTCATCCCGCTGTTCCTGCTCTACTACCACATAATCAACTCGATAGGAATCGCGGCAGTCATGGCCGTTATACTGCTCATCGTCGGATTCCTTGGAAGCTCTATCGCTGGCTACTTGGCGGGTGTCGTCGGTTCGTCCAACAACCCGGTTTCGGGAATCACCATCATGAGCCTGCTCTTCACGGCCTTCGTTCTCAAGGCCCTCGGTCTCAGCGGGATAGAGGGCATGGCTGCAACGATACTCGTCGCGGCCGTCATATGTACCGCCGCAGCGATAGCCGGCGACACCATGCAGGACCTCGCCACGGGTTACATCGTTGGTGCAACCCCCAAGAGGCAGCAGGTATTCGAGATAATCGGCACCTTCTTTGCAGCGCTCGTCATGGCCCCCGTGCTTAACCTTCTGATTCAGGCCTATGGAATAGCAGGAACTCCAACGGCCAAGGAAAATGCCCTTCCCGCTCCACAGGCCTTCCTCATGGCCAAGGTCACCGAGGGTGTGTTCACCGGAACCCTTGAGTGGACTATGGTCTACATCGGCGCCGGTATAGCCATTGTACTCATAATCCTTGACGAGATGCTTGCCAAGAGGGGCTCAAAGTTCAGGACCCCAGTTATGCCTGTCGCTGTCGGTATCTACCTGCCGCTCAGCCTTGGCGTACCGATCCTTATCGGTGGAATCACCAGGCACCTTGTCTCAAAGGCCAGGGGCGGTGGCGAGGAGAGCCCAACCGACCCAGGAGTGCTTGGAGCGGCGGGTCTCATCGCTGGAGAGGCAATAATGGGAATAATCTTCGCCGCCCTCATAGTGGCGGACGTTGCCCCGTCCATAGGATTCAGCAGCAACCTCCTCGGAATACTGTTCCTCCTCGGCATCTTGGCATGGCTCTACATGACCGGAAAGAAGAGGGACTGA
- a CDS encoding MBL fold metallo-hydrolase, producing MIEITFLGSGGGRFITITQFRSTGGFHIRASRNVYVDPGPGALVRSWRYKLDPRKLDAIFVSHRHVDHCNDTEVMIEAMTGGALKKRGMLIASKSVVYGDETHTPAVSKYHMNVLESIHTPEPGNKIPIGEEEFIITPTKHSDPTTIGFRMKTRYGDISYIPDTEYFDELIEWHNGSRLIIAAVTRPRDMGIPYHLSTDDVVMMLKRMERKPEVLVMSHIGMKMHFANPYKEAKYIETVTGVKTYVAKEGFKVMVDKNEIAVRTLRPARFV from the coding sequence TTGATAGAGATTACCTTCCTCGGCAGCGGCGGCGGCAGGTTCATAACAATAACCCAGTTTCGATCTACCGGTGGCTTTCATATCCGAGCCAGCAGGAACGTCTACGTTGATCCCGGACCGGGAGCACTCGTTCGCTCGTGGAGGTACAAGCTCGACCCCAGGAAGCTCGATGCGATATTCGTCTCCCACAGGCACGTTGATCACTGCAACGACACCGAAGTCATGATTGAAGCCATGACTGGAGGTGCACTCAAGAAGAGGGGCATGTTGATAGCATCGAAGAGCGTTGTATACGGGGACGAGACGCACACCCCTGCGGTCTCTAAATACCACATGAACGTCCTTGAGTCGATTCACACACCCGAACCCGGAAATAAAATACCCATTGGGGAGGAGGAGTTCATAATAACTCCCACGAAACACTCGGATCCGACGACGATAGGCTTCCGAATGAAGACCCGTTACGGAGATATCTCATATATCCCCGACACCGAATACTTCGACGAGCTCATCGAATGGCACAACGGCTCGAGGCTTATCATAGCGGCTGTGACAAGGCCGAGGGACATGGGGATTCCCTACCACCTCAGCACCGATGACGTTGTCATGATGCTCAAGAGGATGGAGCGAAAGCCCGAAGTCCTCGTCATGAGCCACATAGGCATGAAAATGCACTTTGCGAACCCATACAAAGAAGCAAAATACATAGAGACCGTAACAGGCGTGAAGACCTACGTCGCCAAGGAGGGCTTCAAAGTAATGGTGGATAAAAACGAAATAGCGGTGCGGACGCTGAGGCCCGCGCGGTTCGTTTAG
- the glmM gene encoding phosphoglucosamine mutase, whose protein sequence is MKLFGTAGIRGTLWEKVTPDLALKVGKALGTYIREGKVTIARDGRTSSIMLENALISGLLSSGMEVIKFGLIPTPALAWGTRRYGDTGVMITASHNPPTDNGIKVFNGDGTEFYLEQEEELERIIFSENYKKAGWDEIRKVHEKDIVDEYIGEVLDFVNHETNLKVLYDGANGAGSVVAPYLLREMGAKVISVNAHIDGHFPGRKPEPRYDNIAYLGPLVRELGVDLAIAQDGDADRIAVFDEKGNYIDEDTLIALFAKLYVEEHGGGVVVTSINTGSRIDEVVEKAGGRVYRVPLGQPHDGIKKYNAIFAAEPWKFIHPKFGLWIDSFVTMGLLIKLIDEQGKPLSEIIRKEIPTYYLTKKNVKCPDQYKKTVLEVARHVLEEKLRSEIKEILTISGFRFNLKDGSWVLVRPSGTEPKIRVVVEGPTEKRRDELFELAYGTVRRAVEEAMKKKE, encoded by the coding sequence ATGAAGCTCTTCGGAACAGCGGGAATTAGAGGCACTCTTTGGGAGAAAGTCACGCCAGATTTGGCGCTGAAGGTCGGAAAAGCGCTAGGAACGTATATCAGAGAAGGAAAAGTCACGATAGCCCGGGACGGCAGAACGTCCAGCATAATGCTTGAAAATGCACTCATCTCTGGTCTTCTGAGCTCGGGCATGGAGGTCATCAAGTTCGGGCTTATACCCACTCCTGCCCTCGCGTGGGGAACCAGACGCTACGGCGACACTGGGGTTATGATTACGGCAAGCCATAACCCGCCGACCGACAACGGAATAAAGGTATTCAACGGAGACGGAACGGAGTTCTACCTCGAGCAGGAGGAGGAGCTGGAGAGAATAATCTTCTCGGAGAACTACAAGAAGGCAGGGTGGGATGAGATAAGGAAAGTCCATGAGAAAGACATCGTGGACGAGTACATAGGCGAGGTTCTTGATTTCGTCAATCACGAGACGAACCTGAAAGTCCTCTACGACGGTGCCAACGGTGCCGGAAGCGTTGTTGCCCCATACCTCCTCCGCGAGATGGGGGCGAAAGTTATAAGCGTCAACGCCCACATTGACGGCCACTTCCCGGGAAGAAAGCCCGAGCCAAGGTATGATAACATAGCATATCTCGGCCCGCTCGTGAGGGAGCTCGGCGTTGACCTGGCTATAGCCCAGGACGGCGATGCTGACAGGATAGCGGTCTTCGATGAGAAAGGCAACTACATAGATGAGGACACTCTCATAGCGCTCTTCGCTAAGCTCTACGTCGAGGAGCATGGAGGAGGAGTAGTCGTCACCTCGATAAACACCGGCTCGCGCATAGATGAAGTCGTCGAGAAAGCCGGAGGAAGGGTCTACCGCGTCCCACTCGGCCAGCCCCACGACGGCATAAAGAAGTACAACGCTATTTTTGCCGCCGAGCCATGGAAATTCATCCATCCCAAGTTCGGTCTCTGGATAGACAGCTTCGTCACGATGGGTCTGCTCATTAAACTGATAGACGAACAGGGCAAGCCGCTGTCGGAAATAATCCGCAAGGAGATTCCGACCTACTACCTCACCAAGAAGAACGTGAAGTGCCCCGACCAGTACAAGAAAACCGTGCTTGAGGTGGCCAGGCACGTCCTTGAGGAGAAGCTCAGAAGCGAGATAAAGGAAATACTAACCATCTCCGGCTTCCGCTTCAACCTCAAGGACGGTTCGTGGGTTCTCGTAAGACCGAGTGGAACTGAACCGAAGATAAGGGTAGTCGTAGAAGGTCCAACGGAGAAGAGGCGCGACGAGCTCTTCGAGCTGGCCTACGGCACCGTCAGAAGGGCTGTGGAAGAGGCAATGAAAAAGAAGGAGTAA
- a CDS encoding UPF0146 family protein: MPIEDFADFLAEKVPKGKIVELGIGFQFKVALRLRERGYDVLAVDWNPASVERARELGINAVRDDIFNPRLELYRDAKALYSVRPTPEIVQPILELGKRLGLPVYILPLSGDTMPGNLKLINHRGLAIYMAKTI, from the coding sequence ATGCCAATTGAAGACTTCGCGGATTTCTTGGCGGAGAAAGTTCCAAAAGGGAAAATAGTCGAACTCGGTATAGGTTTTCAGTTCAAGGTGGCCCTAAGGCTGAGGGAAAGGGGTTACGATGTTCTTGCAGTTGATTGGAACCCAGCCTCCGTTGAGAGGGCAAGGGAGCTTGGGATAAACGCCGTCCGAGACGACATCTTCAATCCGAGGCTGGAGCTCTACAGGGACGCCAAAGCCCTGTACTCCGTAAGACCAACGCCCGAAATAGTCCAGCCGATTCTCGAGCTCGGGAAGAGGCTTGGCCTCCCTGTTTACATTCTCCCCCTCAGTGGCGACACAATGCCGGGTAACCTGAAGCTTATCAACCACAGGGGGTTGGCCATATACATGGCTAAAACTATTTAA
- a CDS encoding ABC transporter ATP-binding protein, producing the protein MAEVKLIGVWKQFGDFTAVKDMNLEIKHGEFMILLGPSGCGKTTTLRMIAGLEEPTKGQIYIGDKLVADPKKGVFVPPKDRDIAMVFQSYALYPHMTVYDNIAFPLKLRKVPKQEIDQRVREVAEMLGLTELLKRKPRELSGGQRQRVALGRAIVRKPQVFLMDEPLSNLDAKLRVKMRAELKKLQRQLGVTTIYVTHDQVEAMTMGDRIAVINQGILQQVGTPDEVYDRPANTFVGGFIGSPPMNFIDASIIEDDRGVWADFGEFRLKLLDDQAEVLREKNLIGKEVIFGIRPEDIYDAMFAQVKIPGENMIRAMVDIIENLGSEKIVHLRVGGVTFLGAFRSESKVKEGQEIDVVFDMRKVHVFDKGSGTAVF; encoded by the coding sequence ATGGCCGAAGTAAAGCTCATTGGGGTTTGGAAGCAGTTCGGGGACTTCACAGCCGTCAAGGACATGAACCTGGAGATCAAACACGGCGAGTTTATGATACTCCTCGGGCCGAGCGGCTGTGGAAAGACGACAACTCTCAGAATGATAGCCGGCCTTGAGGAGCCCACAAAGGGACAAATCTACATCGGCGACAAACTCGTCGCCGACCCGAAAAAAGGAGTCTTTGTTCCACCAAAGGACAGGGACATTGCAATGGTCTTCCAGAGCTACGCCCTATATCCACACATGACGGTCTACGACAACATAGCCTTCCCCCTCAAGCTCAGGAAAGTCCCCAAGCAGGAGATAGACCAGAGGGTGAGGGAAGTCGCCGAAATGCTCGGACTCACAGAACTCCTCAAGAGGAAGCCAAGGGAGCTGAGTGGCGGCCAGAGGCAGAGGGTAGCCCTCGGAAGGGCCATTGTGAGAAAGCCCCAGGTCTTCCTCATGGACGAGCCGCTGAGCAACCTGGATGCAAAGCTAAGGGTAAAGATGCGCGCCGAGCTTAAGAAACTCCAGAGACAGCTCGGAGTCACAACGATTTACGTCACCCACGACCAAGTCGAGGCCATGACCATGGGCGACAGGATAGCGGTCATAAATCAGGGCATCCTTCAGCAGGTCGGAACCCCGGATGAGGTCTACGACAGGCCAGCAAACACCTTCGTTGGAGGATTCATAGGCAGCCCGCCGATGAACTTCATCGATGCTTCAATAATCGAGGACGATAGAGGCGTCTGGGCCGACTTCGGGGAGTTCAGGCTCAAACTCCTCGACGACCAAGCCGAAGTCCTCAGGGAAAAGAATCTGATCGGAAAGGAGGTCATTTTCGGAATTCGCCCAGAAGACATTTACGACGCAATGTTCGCGCAGGTCAAAATACCTGGAGAAAACATGATCCGGGCCATGGTTGATATCATCGAAAATCTCGGAAGCGAAAAGATAGTCCACCTCCGCGTTGGCGGGGTCACGTTCCTTGGAGCCTTCCGCTCGGAGTCCAAGGTGAAGGAAGGCCAGGAGATAGACGTCGTCTTCGACATGAGGAAGGTCCACGTCTTTGACAAGGGAAGCGGAACGGCCGTTTTCTGA